A genome region from Clostridium pasteurianum includes the following:
- the yjeM gene encoding glutamate/gamma-aminobutyrate family transporter YjeM: protein MSAKMKGKKKLTLIPLVLMVFTSVFGFNNISKAFYKMGYAAIPWYILSGLAFFIPYAFIIAEYGAAFKDEKGGIYSWMEKSVGAKFAFVGTFMWYASYVIWMVSVATEIWIPLSNLIFGKDITGKISILGLTGTQILGILAILFVLIVTFVASKGLDKISKVTSIGGTAVALLNVVLLVGAVLVLILHGGKLAEPITSIKTFIYSPNTSNNSLMNLLSFLVFAVFAYGGIEAVGGLVDETEKPETTFPKGMIVSAIFIAIGYSVGIFLCGTFLNWKVLGDDSSVNLANITYIIMQNLGYSIGSSLGVGQAASITLGQIFARIVGLSMFLSYLGAYFTLIYTPLKQLIEGTPNKLWPEVIGKVDEDGVPKNAMWIQGIIVCAFIAIISFGGSGVSQFFSYIVLMTNVAMTIPYMFIAIAFIGFKKKKEIKKPFEIFKTYKSGATAAVIVAIVVFFANVFTIIEPVLGDKPDVKSTLWMIIGPVFFSVVALIMYGRYEKKIK, encoded by the coding sequence GTGAGTGCAAAAATGAAAGGCAAAAAAAAGTTAACGTTAATACCGTTAGTACTAATGGTATTTACTTCGGTTTTTGGTTTTAATAATATTTCTAAAGCTTTCTATAAAATGGGATATGCAGCTATCCCTTGGTATATATTATCTGGATTAGCATTTTTTATACCATATGCATTTATAATAGCTGAATATGGTGCAGCATTTAAAGATGAAAAGGGCGGAATATACTCGTGGATGGAGAAATCAGTGGGTGCAAAATTTGCATTTGTAGGAACATTCATGTGGTATGCTTCATACGTAATTTGGATGGTAAGTGTGGCAACAGAAATATGGATACCACTTTCAAATTTAATATTTGGTAAGGATATTACAGGAAAGATTTCTATTTTAGGGCTTACAGGAACTCAAATACTTGGGATACTTGCAATTCTATTTGTCCTCATAGTAACATTTGTTGCTTCAAAGGGATTAGATAAAATAAGTAAAGTAACTTCTATTGGCGGAACGGCTGTAGCACTTTTGAATGTTGTATTGCTTGTGGGTGCAGTTTTAGTTCTAATTTTGCATGGAGGAAAACTTGCAGAGCCAATTACCTCAATAAAAACATTTATTTATTCACCAAATACTTCAAATAATTCTTTAATGAATTTACTGTCGTTTTTAGTATTTGCAGTATTTGCATATGGCGGTATAGAGGCAGTAGGAGGATTGGTTGATGAGACTGAAAAGCCAGAAACAACTTTTCCTAAAGGTATGATTGTATCTGCAATATTTATAGCTATAGGATATTCTGTAGGTATATTTTTATGTGGTACATTTTTGAATTGGAAAGTTCTGGGCGATGATAGCAGTGTTAATTTAGCTAATATAACATATATAATAATGCAAAATTTAGGGTATTCAATAGGCTCAAGTCTTGGAGTAGGACAAGCAGCTTCAATCACCTTAGGTCAAATTTTTGCAAGAATAGTTGGACTTTCAATGTTCTTATCATATTTAGGTGCATATTTTACCCTTATTTATACACCTTTAAAGCAGCTAATTGAAGGAACACCTAATAAATTATGGCCTGAAGTTATTGGAAAAGTTGATGAGGATGGTGTACCTAAAAATGCTATGTGGATACAAGGTATAATAGTATGTGCGTTTATTGCTATTATTTCTTTTGGAGGAAGTGGAGTTTCACAGTTTTTCTCATACATTGTTCTTATGACAAATGTTGCTATGACCATACCGTATATGTTTATAGCTATTGCATTTATAGGATTTAAGAAGAAAAAAGAAATTAAAAAACCATTTGAGATATTTAAGACTTATAAAAGTGGTGCTACTGCGGCTGTTATAGTAGCAATAGTAGTATTCTTTGCGAATGTATTTACCATAATAGAACCAGTATTAGGAGATAAACCAGATGTAAAATCTACTCTATGGATGATAATTGGGCCGGTGTTTTTCTCTGTAGTTGCGCTTATTATGTATGGTAGATATGAAAAGAAAATAAAATAA
- a CDS encoding motility associated factor glycosyltransferase family protein, producing MEFHSNNVALLKKKHKIDIKLGQDDGERIKIENGNVGVLEKGGKLLYFDYEDKRIDEFAGKIKDNNKVYILIGFGMGNCVRKILDSIGGSKLIVLENNTSILDCALSASDMCDVLNNDNINIELCDANSVDDVFESNIKSLFFSNAVDVIICPGYREIDEQFVNCCIEGVKKAFNNAIVNKNTLDIISENILKATFSNIPYMIKANDIRNIKNVFKGKTAVVVSSGPSLSKNLHYLKEYNDKIVVITGARNLDYMRSEGIIPHFVCIIDSLDIVYEFTKNSFDKGLFFISTEHANPKTVRKLDGSNMFCTVLLNEFMNKITENRYEKFLSVSSVAHLCTMIAVYTGCKNVLFIGQDLAFTDNKVHDDFSGSKYEYNNVDNRNDMFYVEGNYGKKVLSNLSFQNFKEWLEKYIALNNQVNFINCTEGGAKIKGIKVAPLEETLKKLCKEDIRAFEILKKSYTPQEEIDKYKVVHELMKIEEEIVFTRSQYERGIELCKKIYEFNKGNMKIDIRKAVSEFSEIDKVSEGKTHINSLINILALSPLKKIVNDRELVENSSDSPRQRGIKYALRNKEVCSLYVESMNRIIELIKGCIEEIKGK from the coding sequence ATGGAGTTTCATAGCAATAACGTAGCTTTATTAAAGAAAAAGCACAAAATAGATATAAAATTAGGGCAAGATGATGGTGAAAGAATTAAAATTGAAAATGGCAATGTTGGAGTTTTAGAGAAGGGTGGAAAATTGCTATATTTTGACTATGAAGACAAAAGAATAGATGAATTTGCAGGTAAAATAAAAGACAATAATAAGGTATACATATTAATAGGCTTTGGAATGGGGAACTGTGTAAGAAAAATTTTAGATTCTATAGGGGGCAGTAAGCTTATAGTATTAGAAAACAATACTTCAATATTAGACTGTGCATTAAGTGCAAGCGATATGTGTGATGTACTAAATAATGATAATATAAACATTGAACTTTGTGATGCAAACAGCGTAGATGATGTTTTTGAAAGTAATATAAAGAGTTTGTTTTTTTCAAATGCTGTGGATGTAATAATTTGTCCCGGATACAGGGAAATTGACGAGCAATTTGTAAACTGCTGTATTGAGGGAGTAAAAAAAGCGTTTAATAATGCTATTGTAAACAAAAACACACTTGATATTATATCAGAAAACATACTTAAAGCTACTTTTAGTAATATACCATATATGATTAAAGCAAATGATATTAGGAATATAAAAAATGTGTTTAAGGGTAAGACTGCTGTTGTGGTTTCTTCTGGACCTTCATTAAGTAAAAATTTGCATTATTTAAAGGAATATAATGATAAGATAGTGGTTATCACAGGAGCTAGAAATTTAGATTATATGAGGTCTGAAGGAATAATACCACATTTTGTTTGTATAATAGATAGTCTAGATATAGTATATGAATTTACTAAAAATTCTTTTGATAAAGGTTTATTTTTTATAAGTACTGAACATGCTAATCCTAAAACTGTAAGGAAATTAGATGGAAGTAATATGTTTTGTACTGTACTGTTAAATGAATTTATGAACAAGATAACTGAAAATAGATATGAAAAGTTTTTGAGTGTATCATCAGTTGCTCATCTATGTACAATGATTGCTGTCTATACAGGGTGTAAAAATGTGTTGTTTATTGGACAGGATCTTGCATTTACAGATAATAAGGTGCATGATGATTTTTCGGGTTCTAAATATGAATATAATAATGTTGATAACAGAAATGATATGTTTTATGTAGAAGGCAATTATGGTAAAAAGGTTTTAAGCAATTTGTCATTTCAAAATTTTAAGGAATGGCTGGAAAAATATATAGCACTTAATAACCAAGTTAATTTTATAAATTGTACTGAAGGTGGAGCTAAAATAAAGGGTATTAAAGTGGCACCATTAGAAGAAACCCTAAAGAAACTTTGTAAAGAAGATATACGAGCTTTTGAAATTTTGAAAAAGTCGTATACGCCGCAAGAAGAAATTGACAAATATAAAGTAGTACATGAACTTATGAAAATTGAAGAAGAAATTGTATTTACTAGGTCTCAATATGAAAGAGGAATTGAACTGTGCAAAAAAATATATGAATTTAATAAGGGAAATATGAAAATAGATATAAGAAAAGCAGTAAGTGAATTTTCAGAAATTGACAAAGTGTCTGAAGGAAAAACTCATATAAATTCTCTTATAAATATACTTGCACTTTCTCCACTTAAAAAGATTGTTAATGATAGGGAATTAGTTGAAAATTCAAGTGATAGCCCAAGACAAAGAGGTATTAAATATGCCCTTAGAAACAAGGAGGTTTGCAGTTTGTATGTGGAGTCTATGAATAGGATAATTGAACTCATTAAGGGATGTATTGAGGAGATAAAAGGGAAGTAG
- a CDS encoding cold-shock protein, with translation MTGTVKWFNGEKGYGFITGEDGNDVFAHYSQIQADGFKTLEEGQKVNYDVAKGPKGLQAENITVA, from the coding sequence ATGACAGGTACAGTAAAATGGTTTAATGGAGAAAAAGGATACGGATTTATTACAGGAGAAGACGGAAACGATGTTTTCGCACATTATTCTCAAATCCAAGCAGATGGATTCAAAACACTTGAAGAAGGTCAAAAAGTTAATTATGATGTAGCTAAAGGACCTAAGGGTTTACAAGCAGAAAATATCACAGTTGCTTAA
- a CDS encoding Tim44 domain-containing protein, with the protein MNGFRFGNFMKRILIMLVLVFMISGQATVFARAGGGHSSGGGHSSSSGGWHESRSGGSYHSGTSHPVADAIVIGIILVIAIIAVSGPIMYKAKINKKKSESIKAIKSLSRKDYNWNYNGIKKDVEEAFYKVQLAWAERDQDLAKEYMSEKLYSEHKRQTDRMILRKKKNILKNMTLLGEKPIGLKDYNGINRDVLWVDIEASAIDYTINEQTKKVIQGQDDEACYFEEYWKFIRTETRWVLDEIKQKNEVGNLDFFEVEIDNKK; encoded by the coding sequence ATGAATGGATTTCGATTTGGTAATTTCATGAAAAGAATATTGATAATGTTAGTATTAGTTTTTATGATTAGTGGACAAGCAACTGTTTTTGCAAGAGCAGGAGGCGGACACTCATCAGGAGGTGGACACTCATCATCTTCTGGAGGTTGGCATGAAAGTAGGTCAGGAGGTAGCTATCATAGCGGCACAAGCCATCCAGTGGCTGATGCAATAGTTATTGGAATAATACTTGTAATAGCAATAATAGCAGTGTCTGGACCGATTATGTATAAAGCTAAAATAAATAAAAAGAAAAGTGAGAGCATTAAGGCTATAAAAAGTTTATCTAGAAAGGATTATAACTGGAATTATAATGGTATAAAAAAGGACGTAGAGGAAGCATTTTATAAAGTGCAGCTTGCGTGGGCAGAGAGAGATCAGGATCTAGCCAAGGAATATATGAGTGAGAAGCTGTATAGCGAACATAAAAGGCAAACTGATCGGATGATATTAAGAAAGAAAAAAAATATTTTGAAGAATATGACACTTCTTGGAGAAAAGCCAATAGGATTAAAGGATTATAATGGTATTAATAGAGATGTGCTCTGGGTTGATATAGAGGCAAGTGCAATAGATTATACTATAAATGAGCAAACTAAAAAAGTAATACAGGGACAGGATGATGAGGCTTGTTATTTTGAAGAATACTGGAAGTTTATAAGAACGGAAACTAGATGGGTATTGGATGAAATAAAGCAGAAAAATGAAGTTGGGAATTTGGACTTCTTTGAAGTTGAGATTGATAATAAAAAATAG
- a CDS encoding enhanced serine sensitivity protein SseB, which translates to MNDERKDEIGNLFLLKKETSVEELKKLEIQEIIFLIYSSKYYRDKKAFINDNFDEKIKIFFSVLNERIKDAEELYIAYDKNTNYPYIDDNDRVWLFSKEEYAERAKDYFMQQLIMLEMKKITSDEIIKEFANLHRTGIKKILVDNGEYNTEIDRDNILPPTDWSNTPDINIPVTNPKLQHGMIRFFQMLYSKNNYKGKEQVLHSLEDKMLDEVLNAKYLVPMKLQEKEPSVPDEAENRTIKEGAIMRFANLVGDDNANWLPAFTDWTEFEKVYDKNSWSGNIAFYDDLLALSEKIEGIVINCNGIPLRINENNKKMIEEYKQELNEPKAASVKKSTVKKDTKVMLGEPKDYPHEMIQAVKEYMKKQKSIKKAYLRLMIKDNEKSYLMIVDFNGEKEDIFNGISEIAGPYLNGMFLDMVGMDDWAKDAIKDVNPFYKRKLFGIL; encoded by the coding sequence ATGAATGACGAAAGAAAAGATGAAATAGGAAATTTATTTTTACTAAAAAAAGAAACATCGGTAGAAGAATTAAAAAAACTAGAAATACAAGAGATAATATTTTTGATTTATTCTTCAAAATATTATAGAGATAAAAAAGCATTTATTAATGATAATTTCGATGAAAAAATTAAAATCTTTTTTAGTGTACTAAATGAGAGAATAAAAGATGCTGAAGAATTATATATTGCATATGATAAGAATACAAATTATCCTTATATAGATGATAACGATAGAGTGTGGCTATTTTCAAAAGAAGAGTATGCTGAAAGAGCTAAAGATTATTTCATGCAGCAATTAATAATGCTTGAAATGAAGAAGATAACTTCTGATGAAATAATTAAAGAATTTGCAAATCTTCATAGAACAGGAATAAAAAAGATATTAGTTGATAATGGTGAATATAATACGGAAATTGATAGAGATAATATATTGCCTCCTACTGATTGGAGCAATACACCTGATATAAATATTCCTGTGACAAATCCTAAGCTGCAGCATGGGATGATTAGGTTTTTTCAAATGTTATATTCAAAAAATAATTATAAAGGCAAGGAGCAAGTTCTTCATAGCTTAGAGGATAAAATGCTTGATGAGGTACTTAATGCTAAATATTTAGTGCCAATGAAACTTCAAGAAAAAGAACCGTCTGTACCAGATGAAGCAGAAAATAGAACTATAAAAGAAGGAGCTATCATGCGGTTTGCGAATTTAGTAGGGGATGATAACGCAAACTGGCTGCCAGCCTTTACTGATTGGACAGAATTTGAAAAGGTATATGATAAAAATTCATGGAGTGGTAATATAGCGTTCTATGATGACTTATTAGCATTATCTGAAAAAATAGAAGGTATAGTAATTAATTGTAATGGTATTCCTCTTCGCATAAATGAAAACAACAAAAAAATGATTGAAGAATACAAACAAGAATTAAATGAGCCTAAAGCAGCATCAGTAAAAAAGTCTACTGTGAAAAAGGATACTAAGGTTATGCTGGGTGAACCTAAGGATTATCCACATGAAATGATACAAGCTGTTAAGGAGTATATGAAGAAGCAGAAATCAATTAAAAAAGCATATTTAAGACTTATGATAAAAGATAATGAAAAAAGTTACTTAATGATAGTTGATTTTAATGGTGAAAAAGAAGATATATTTAACGGCATTTCCGAGATAGCGGGACCATATCTCAATGGGATGTTTCTTGATATGGTAGGTATGGATGATTGGGCTAAAGATGCTATTAAGGATGTTAATCCATTTTACAAAAGGAAGCTATTTGGAATATTATAA
- a CDS encoding DUF346 domain-containing protein, with protein MYRNNFFNCPYNRFRNGCPFLYRNLKQNYNFDDYYEPEDFGDYEYEEDPYFEENDDWNEEPLDDNNILPYARQGWSNWESLGGVLTSAPGASSWAANRLDTFAAGSNRAMYHKWWDGSRWSDWESLGGTITSAPAAVSWGRNRIDAFARGTDNAMWHIFWNGSRWSNWESLGGTLTSSPAAASWAPNRLDTFVRGTDNALWHKWWNGSRWSDWQRIGGNLTSAPTAVSWGSNRIDVFARGQGNRLMHIWWNGRNWSRWQNLGGTITSAPAVSSRAANRLEVFARDRSNRLMTMSWNGTRWSRWSNLGGNITSDPAAVSWSRNRTDVFARGTDNAMWHIWRD; from the coding sequence ATGTATAGAAATAATTTTTTTAATTGCCCTTATAATAGGTTTAGGAACGGTTGCCCTTTTTTGTACAGAAATTTAAAACAAAATTATAATTTCGATGATTATTATGAGCCGGAAGACTTTGGCGATTATGAATATGAGGAAGACCCTTACTTTGAAGAAAATGATGATTGGAATGAAGAGCCACTGGATGACAACAATATATTACCTTATGCACGTCAAGGATGGAGTAATTGGGAGAGTCTTGGTGGAGTTTTAACATCAGCACCTGGGGCTTCATCATGGGCTGCTAATAGACTTGATACTTTTGCAGCAGGCAGCAATAGAGCTATGTACCATAAATGGTGGGATGGATCAAGATGGAGTGATTGGGAAAGCCTCGGGGGAACAATAACTTCAGCACCAGCTGCAGTATCCTGGGGAAGAAATAGAATAGATGCTTTTGCACGAGGCACAGATAATGCAATGTGGCATATATTCTGGAATGGATCAAGGTGGAGTAATTGGGAGAGCCTTGGTGGAACGCTAACATCATCTCCAGCAGCAGCTTCATGGGCACCTAATAGGCTTGATACATTTGTACGTGGTACAGATAACGCTCTTTGGCATAAATGGTGGAACGGTTCAAGGTGGAGCGATTGGCAGCGTATTGGTGGAAACTTAACTTCAGCACCAACAGCAGTATCCTGGGGAAGTAACAGAATAGATGTTTTTGCACGTGGACAGGGTAATAGATTAATGCATATATGGTGGAACGGAAGAAATTGGAGTAGATGGCAGAACCTCGGGGGAACAATTACTTCGGCACCGGCAGTTTCTTCTAGAGCAGCTAATAGGCTGGAGGTATTTGCTAGAGATCGTAGTAATAGATTAATGACAATGTCATGGAATGGAACTAGGTGGAGCAGGTGGAGTAATCTTGGTGGCAACATAACTTCTGATCCAGCGGCAGTATCATGGAGTAGAAACAGGACAGATGTATTTGCTAGAGGCACAGATAATGCAATGTGGCATATTTGGAGAGACTAA
- a CDS encoding methyl-accepting chemotaxis protein, translating to MELSDDEYFQSIKNVFDILPLLFTSDPVVLLTDKERFLLVKQPKTFKVNVVNGQELPDNGAASKAINTRTTIVKKFPKETFGFPVISTVIPIINKSTGNALGTLVYSVSQERECNIVEMANNLKGFAEQLTASAQEMAGSAEELSANSHSISELANKSSQGIKKMDDILEYITQISNTTNMLGLNAAIEAARAGDQGKGFNVVAQEIRKLATQSKTSVVDIGSSLRTIKDDINSMLKFISTFTNASENQAAQAEELSSTSENVNESAERLLKLTEKL from the coding sequence ATGGAGTTAAGTGATGATGAATATTTTCAATCAATAAAAAATGTGTTTGACATATTGCCACTTCTTTTTACTTCTGATCCAGTAGTATTATTAACGGATAAGGAAAGATTTTTGCTGGTTAAGCAACCAAAAACTTTTAAGGTTAATGTAGTAAATGGGCAAGAACTTCCTGACAATGGGGCAGCATCAAAAGCTATAAATACTAGAACTACTATAGTAAAAAAGTTTCCTAAAGAAACGTTTGGATTTCCTGTAATTAGTACAGTTATACCTATCATTAATAAAAGTACAGGGAATGCTTTAGGTACATTAGTTTATTCAGTCTCACAGGAAAGAGAGTGCAATATTGTTGAAATGGCAAATAATTTAAAAGGATTTGCAGAGCAGTTAACAGCCTCTGCCCAAGAAATGGCAGGTTCAGCAGAAGAGTTATCCGCAAATAGCCATAGTATAAGTGAATTAGCAAATAAATCGTCACAAGGAATAAAAAAGATGGATGATATTTTGGAATATATAACACAAATTTCAAATACAACCAATATGTTGGGGTTAAATGCCGCTATAGAAGCTGCACGTGCAGGTGATCAAGGCAAAGGATTTAATGTTGTTGCACAGGAAATACGTAAGCTTGCGACGCAAAGTAAGACTTCGGTTGTTGATATTGGTAGTAGTTTGAGAACAATTAAAGATGATATAAATTCTATGTTGAAATTTATAAGTACATTTACAAATGCAAGCGAAAATCAAGCGGCTCAAGCAGAAGAATTATCATCAACTAGTGAAAACGTTAATGAATCAGCTGAAAGATTGCTGAAACTTACAGAAAAGTTATAG
- a CDS encoding pectate lyase has product MLKKTKKTISKICLPVMLASVFSICQGSINNVLAASTRTIVKSNSSAVKTLNGDVITVTNFDQLKSAAASATSGQTIQIASNYLDCSSQLVLDKDNSGVTIEAAPGYTPVLDFTSFRTAAQKASPKKTGDGYVGIRIIGGNYTIQGLIIEKAYDNGILIKPNFNPLNPKATNVGNPDNNTIKDCVLRYNGDAGLQISGSKGLEKAGTDVRPDNTHVIGCVSYRNFDILTAGGNADGFAAKLYLGTGTVFSHCVSAENSDDAWDSFGVGNSDITYEYCVAYHAGDSTVFSGAYDKAHGLPADNDMTVGKCKGNGNGFKMGSGASKYGAQTNGVRTLKNCVAVDNCSKGFDENNGAGTINITNGMGLGNAKGDYVLDLMKAGIFSNVQAFSLKNLKNPSGANVSIITDTAKQAAVRSEVDSAISKMRQELRENKIPSYMNFDFWN; this is encoded by the coding sequence ATGTTAAAGAAAACAAAGAAAACAATATCAAAAATTTGCTTACCTGTAATGCTTGCATCTGTATTTTCAATTTGTCAGGGGTCTATTAATAATGTATTAGCAGCAAGTACCAGGACGATAGTTAAGAGTAATTCTAGTGCAGTAAAAACTTTGAATGGAGATGTTATAACAGTTACAAATTTTGATCAGTTAAAATCAGCAGCTGCATCGGCTACAAGTGGACAAACAATTCAAATAGCATCTAACTATCTTGATTGTTCAAGTCAACTTGTTCTTGATAAGGATAATTCAGGAGTAACTATAGAAGCGGCACCAGGATATACGCCTGTACTTGATTTTACTTCATTTAGAACTGCGGCACAGAAAGCTAGTCCTAAAAAAACTGGTGATGGATATGTTGGAATTAGAATTATTGGTGGAAACTATACAATACAAGGACTTATAATTGAAAAAGCGTATGATAACGGAATTCTTATAAAGCCAAACTTTAATCCTTTAAACCCAAAAGCAACAAATGTAGGAAATCCTGATAATAATACAATTAAGGATTGTGTATTACGCTATAACGGAGATGCGGGCCTTCAGATTTCAGGAAGTAAAGGACTTGAAAAAGCTGGAACAGATGTACGTCCTGATAACACACATGTTATAGGCTGCGTATCTTATAGAAACTTTGACATATTAACAGCAGGTGGAAATGCAGATGGCTTTGCAGCAAAACTTTATCTTGGAACAGGTACAGTATTTTCTCATTGTGTCTCTGCTGAAAATTCAGATGATGCGTGGGACAGCTTTGGAGTAGGGAATAGTGATATAACTTATGAATATTGTGTAGCATATCATGCTGGTGATTCTACTGTATTTTCAGGAGCTTATGATAAAGCACATGGACTTCCAGCAGATAACGATATGACAGTCGGAAAATGCAAAGGCAATGGTAACGGATTTAAAATGGGTTCTGGGGCTTCGAAGTATGGTGCACAGACTAATGGGGTAAGGACACTTAAAAATTGTGTTGCAGTAGATAATTGCTCAAAGGGTTTTGATGAAAATAACGGTGCAGGTACAATAAATATTACCAATGGAATGGGACTTGGAAATGCTAAAGGTGATTATGTGCTTGATCTTATGAAAGCTGGAATATTTTCAAACGTACAAGCATTTTCTTTGAAAAATTTAAAAAATCCTAGCGGTGCAAATGTATCAATAATTACTGATACAGCAAAACAGGCAGCTGTTAGATCGGAAGTTGATAGTGCAATATCAAAGATGAGACAGGAACTTAGAGAAAATAAAATTCCTTCATATATGAATTTTGATTTTTGGAATTAA
- a CDS encoding pectate lyase family protein: MVKKFRDKNQIKTFSKRAMMFVLTASIIAAPTFSASASKYSKHGTGSAVVTTTNTSKTITKASAGGVETASVSILSSEGNLESAGVEWSPVQGASGYDVYYKSEAASDSEYKSLDDNLIRRYPACFRADVMGLAAGNYIVKVVPIVNNSEDISKEAVTKTISVKANKREGFAFSSASPMGTGSGGYNDDGTVKNGAEIIYISASNVNTVTEDVVTNAKGTKTTCTGLVNILAARQKGYDKTPLIIRMVGEIKAADITGLNTHTYVQLKGCYNVTFEGVGKDATAYGWGFLIRGARNVELRNVGIMLFGDDAISLDTDNRNIWIHNNDLFYGAVGHDADQVKGDGSCDIKQDSSFVTVSYNHFHDSGKCSLCGMQDTQNYYVTYHHNWFDHSDSRHPRIRVGSVHVYNNYFDGNAKYGVGVTKGASAFVEANYFRDCKHPMLSSLQGTDIFNNTKGGFSGEAGGMIKAYNNKIEGAEKLIYAQQDSTQFDAYLASSRNEAVPSTYKTLVGGTTYNNFDTSSIMYKYQPDSPEDVQSNVTTYAGRTDGGDLIYNFTDADDASAIKDPVLENKIDNYQSSLVSIGGKVNK, translated from the coding sequence ATGGTAAAGAAATTTAGAGATAAGAATCAAATCAAAACGTTTTCAAAGAGAGCAATGATGTTTGTGCTAACTGCATCAATAATAGCTGCACCAACATTTAGTGCCAGTGCTTCAAAGTATAGTAAGCATGGAACGGGTTCTGCGGTAGTAACAACTACTAATACAAGTAAAACTATTACAAAGGCTTCAGCTGGTGGAGTAGAAACAGCATCAGTATCTATATTGAGCAGCGAAGGCAATTTGGAATCAGCAGGTGTAGAATGGAGTCCGGTGCAAGGTGCTTCAGGATACGATGTTTATTATAAATCAGAAGCTGCTTCAGACTCTGAGTATAAAAGCTTAGATGATAATTTAATTAGAAGATATCCAGCATGTTTTAGGGCAGATGTAATGGGCTTAGCAGCAGGAAACTATATTGTTAAAGTAGTTCCTATTGTAAATAATTCAGAGGATATTTCAAAAGAAGCAGTTACAAAAACTATTAGCGTAAAGGCAAATAAAAGAGAAGGCTTTGCATTTTCTTCAGCATCACCAATGGGGACAGGCTCAGGTGGATATAATGATGATGGTACTGTAAAGAATGGAGCTGAAATCATTTATATTTCAGCAAGTAATGTAAATACAGTAACGGAAGATGTTGTAACAAACGCAAAAGGAACAAAAACTACATGTACAGGACTTGTAAATATTTTAGCTGCACGTCAAAAGGGTTATGATAAAACGCCGCTTATTATTCGTATGGTAGGCGAAATTAAAGCAGCTGATATTACTGGTCTTAATACCCACACATATGTACAATTAAAGGGATGCTACAATGTTACATTTGAAGGTGTAGGTAAAGATGCTACAGCATATGGATGGGGGTTCCTTATAAGGGGAGCTAGAAATGTAGAGCTTAGAAATGTAGGAATTATGTTATTTGGTGATGATGCAATATCACTTGATACTGATAATAGAAATATCTGGATTCATAATAACGACCTTTTCTATGGTGCAGTTGGACATGATGCTGACCAGGTAAAAGGCGATGGATCCTGTGATATAAAACAGGATTCAAGTTTTGTTACAGTTTCATATAATCATTTTCATGACTCTGGCAAATGCTCACTCTGTGGTATGCAGGATACTCAAAATTACTATGTTACATATCACCATAACTGGTTTGATCACTCAGATTCAAGACATCCACGTATAAGAGTTGGTTCAGTTCATGTTTATAATAACTATTTTGATGGTAATGCAAAATATGGAGTTGGCGTTACAAAGGGAGCCTCAGCATTTGTAGAAGCTAACTACTTTAGAGACTGCAAGCACCCAATGTTATCTTCACTTCAAGGTACAGATATATTTAATAACACTAAGGGAGGGTTCTCAGGAGAAGCAGGAGGCATGATTAAGGCATATAACAACAAAATAGAAGGAGCTGAAAAACTTATATATGCACAGCAGGATTCTACTCAATTTGATGCATATTTAGCTTCTTCAAGAAATGAGGCTGTCCCTAGTACTTATAAGACTTTAGTAGGAGGAACTACCTATAATAATTTTGATACAAGCTCAATAATGTATAAATATCAACCGGATTCACCAGAAGATGTACAAAGTAATGTTACTACTTATGCAGGAAGAACTGATGGCGGAGATTTGATTTATAATTTCACAGATGCAGATGATGCGTCAGCTATAAAAGATCCAGTACTAGAAAATAAAATTGACAATTATCAATCTAGCTTAGTATCAATTGGTGGAAAAGTTAATAAGTAA